From Cryptococcus neoformans var. neoformans B-3501A chromosome 6, whole genome shotgun sequence, the proteins below share one genomic window:
- a CDS encoding hypothetical protein (Match to ESTs gb|CF185064.1|CF185064, gb|CF185375.1|CF185375, gb|CF185063.1|CF185063; HMMPfam hit to ADH_zinc_N, Zinc-binding dehydrogenase, score: 218.5, E(): 1.3e-62) gives MSSSSIPAKMRALVVPEPGVNYYTLQEQDTPSPKGTKVLLHIKASGLCHTDSIVRDGSFGGNWPIIGGHEPAGEVVAVGDNAEEVSVGDRVVALLPKDPCDTCPDCTMGDWKYCKFMKFGGINADGFFSEYALVEAKFCVHIPDSMSFEQAAPLGCAGVTVYAGIKKAQLKPGDVIAISGVGALGYLGVQFAKAIGLKVVAIDTRTEALELVRSLDNDHRPDLVIDASKSKADDALNAIHGLRPSGYRGWDGVDASVLTSPAIPSYQYAADLTRSHGTLILLAQPTKVEFQYPTFLARDITLRGSLHGNEVDLKDTVELAYKCNIKSEVKTFTINQHREMLDAVESDTWKGKAVLVF, from the exons CGAGCGTTGGTCGTTCCCGAACCAGGCGT CAACTATTATACACTTCAAGAGCAAGACACTCCCTCACCAAAAGGGACCAAAGTCCTATTGCACATCAAGGCATCAGGCTTATGTCACACAGATTCAATAGTGAGAGACGGTAGCTTTGGAGGAAATTGGCCAATAATAGGGGGACATGAGCCTGCGGGTGAGGTAGTAGCAGTCGGTGACAATGCGGAAGAAGTGTCTGTCGGAGATCGGGTGGTGGCTCTGTTACCCAAAGATCCTTGCG ATACATGCCCGGACTGCACCATGGGCGATTGGAA GTACTGCAAGTTTATGAAGTTTGGAGGCATCAACGCGGATGGCTTTTTCAGCGAATACGCTCTTGTAGAGGCCAAGTTTTGCGTCCATATCCCGGATTCTATGAGCTTTGAACAG GCAGCCCCCTTAGGCTGTGCTGGAGTGACTGTTTATGCCGGTATCAAGAAAGCCCAGCTCAAACCCGGGGATGTGATCGCCATCAGCGGCGTAGGAGCACTGGGCTATCTCGGGGTACAGTTTGCCAAGGCGATT GGTCTTAAAGTTGTCGCTATAGATACTCGTACTGAAGCTCTTGAACTGGTACGGTCGCTCGACAATGACCATCGCCCCGACTTGGTCATCGATGCTAGCAAGAGCAAGGCAGACGACGCGCTCAATGCCATCCATGGGCTCAGACCAAGTGGCTACCGTGGATGGGACGGTGTTGACG CATCCGTGTTGACCTCCCCAGCGATTCCATCCTACCAGTACGCTGCTGATCTTACTCGTTCCCACGGCACATTGATTCTCTTGGCTCAACCCACCAAAGTCGAGTTCCAGTACCCTACATTCCTTGCAAGAGATATCACACTCCGGGGATCATTGCACGGGAATGAAGTAGATTTGAAGGACACAGTTGAATTGGCCTACAAGTGCAACATTAAATCAGAAGTGAAAACATTCACAATTAACCAGCACAGGGAGATGTTGGACGCTGTTGAAAGTGATACCTGGAAGGGGAAGGCCGTTTTGGTCTTTTAG